The Rhopalosiphum maidis isolate BTI-1 chromosome 4, ASM367621v3, whole genome shotgun sequence region taaatataatccatTGTGTGTCTCATGCATTAATCTCATTAAAGTGTTTTTGACTTTTTCGTCCAGCAACATAGGTTCTATTAagctatataaaatgataaatattctaaGATCAGTAAATTTAAAGAGAATGaatgagataaaaaatattgttgtatttgcGTATGACCGTATGAGCTATGCAGCTAATACTCTCTTGTAAAAGTGCACCAATAGTCAATACCCAATATATCGAGATATTTCAtagttcttatattataatatcttaaagtGAAATTTCGTTTTTgtccatataaaatatatataaaatattgtatctataaataataatataagctataataaagtttaatcattatatagtcATCATTGTGATTTCgactaaataaacattacattgctacaaataaaaaaaataaaattataatgatattcagTACTGTCAAAATTGTCAGAATTCAATAACTCAAtacatcaaaatatcataaaatattacattatagtgCATACTGCATAATGtaagcaaaaacaaaaaaaaaatataagaaaccaATGGGGGGATCTGACTCCCACGCCACTGCCATTGTATACGCCACTGGATAAAACAAGTGATGATTTGGGTCGCATTGCTAGTGGACTTTTTGTATCAATGtaatcactaaaaaaaaaatataaacgatttaaatatttaataaataacatatctatgaatttatattatattgctccCAATAAGGgagttaatataaacataatataatatatatagtaaaatatatttagaaatatttaataacctcGTATCAGCTTAAAATCATTACTACTatagaatattgttatttaatatttttcatagaatataaaacagaaaaattatGAGTACTATACACAGTAAAATCATTTctaatttgtttattcaataaataattaacgtgtaatgttaaattgtaaataatattataaatattaattttactaagttGTAAAAAGActttggaatttaaaaatggtgataaaaaattaagatttgaaaaatatattcattgatttaacaaacttttttttgtacctattccctatttgaattataaacttACTTTTCAGCCTGCCATGCATTTATGCTCGAAGAACGAACGGTCATATAAAGCGGTACATCCTTAAAGAgttcacttaaaataattgtttcttGTTCCGACCCAACGTTTAAAACAATGTAGAAGGTCTCGTGGTCTACCAattgtctaaaaaaataaataatattcacgcTTGACACAACTTGTAATTACATTCCTAAAATATCAcgacgaaaaataattatccacATTGACACATTGTTGAAccgaataaatacaaattataactaaccaatcgctaattacaatattgtcaCGATCTGTATCTTACGCTATACTGAAaacttaagttatttaataaacagatATAAGAACTTCATTAGTTATTATCTAAAGCAAATTAagctaatataatagtttttattaccgCGGTTTTTCGTTTCAGAAATGCCTATACCAATACGATAAACTGtttgaaacatttaaagttaaatactcAATATGGTTGAGTCCATACAAAAACGACGGCAACAATAAATACTGTACCTAGTCAAAATCAAAATCCAATCTGTTGGCGTGTGCATGGTGAGATTTCCTTGGGCTATCGTCGGAGATGAACGGAGTCGCAACAGCGTTTTGTACGTCTGATAGTGACTTCTTACGTGCCCTTTTTGAAAGGCCAAGTTCAGGTACCAATGGTTGCTGTTCACGGGAAGCCAAGTGTGTTGGGACTTCGAAAAACCTTACGACGCAATTCATTCGGTATTATTCGTTGCGTCCGAGTATACGAGGACAATGAAACAAATGTCGTACGAGATCCGACCACGTGTACTTACCGGCGTTCTGCAAATTGTTCCAATGGAACGGCGTCCTGCACGGGTCTCTCGAGTTCACCTCGTACCTGGCCATACCGCCGTTTCTACCAAATGGGTCAACCGTCTGATCCCATCTTATCGTGCCGTCAGTCATACCGATTTCCTCTCCGTTGTACGTGATCGTCGTGCCCGGTAACATCGTCGTCAGCGTGTTCATTGGGTCGACCATGTCCTGACCTAATCTTGTTGCCACTCGTTTTCTATCATGGTTCCCTAACTGAgccattaaaaacaaaaaatttaattcgatTTCTATACGAATCCACCACATGCAGATACCATACACAGTACACTCAGTGATTGAGTGGTATAAGAATGGGTATATACCactcgtatttttattatattcttttatttcgTCAATTAAAGTACCTCAGTGAAACAaagtattattcaataaaacacAAGAAATAAGAGGAAAGCTTGGTAGtctgtatagtttatacatatcCTGAAATACTGTGACTTTTAAAATcacaattgttattaaaaaggtGTCGTGTAAATTAGATTCACAACCACttcgttaaatttaaattgtatctatCTAATTATCGTCAATGATCGTTACCACCCAGTTGGCCCATTCACCCGGAGGCATGTTGTCCAACCATAGATTGATCGTATTCTTTATGTCGACGGCCGACGACGTTTTGTTCAAGTATAAGATAAAGTTGAAATTGAACGGCATATGAGCCCTGTGTGTTTGCTGGCTGTAGTACATCATCGTGTAATTTATTGGCGCGTACGCTTCGGTTAATAACAgtctaaacaatattaaaaagtttttagtcGTCCgtataccaaaatattatattaacaagatAGATTAGCTGAAAGTTTAACTTTTCTAGTAAAACTTGTATAATTCAAAtctgattttgtcaaaataaagTCTTATTAAAAGAcgttattaagaaaaatgttaactattaaataatcagatccaaattaaaaaaaacggcATATAGTTAACTGATTTGGACATCAAATAGTATTGAAATACTACGCAGTACGCAGTTAGtatagttacataataatttatttggactttttattttattcattatgtaAAACTGATACAATGCTACACACAATTTACGATGATATATGCAGTTGtggt contains the following coding sequences:
- the LOC113550436 gene encoding maltase 2-like isoform X1, with the translated sequence MMNLCYIIVLITTTFSTNSELAKLDWWQTSVIYQVYPRSFKDSNGDGVGDLKGIEEMAGHFNETGIGAIWLSPIFKSPLVDFGYDISDFVKIDSTFGTMEDFSSLQKKLKSLGVRILLDFVPNHSSDEHEWFQKSVKKIDPYTEYYVWLDGKLDENGNRVPPNNWRNFFGGSAWAWSPERGQYYLHQFMVKQPDLNYNSSALLEEMKNVLRFWLDIGVDGFRVDAVRYIIEDNAFEDEPLIDPNIKDDNYTYALLNHTSTRDQPGSYKMIEEFRAVLDEYFNRDGNTRLLLTEAYAPINYTMMYYSQQTHRAHMPFNFNFILYLNKTSSAVDIKNTINLWLDNMPPGEWANWVLGNHDRKRVATRLGQDMVDPMNTLTTMLPGTTITYNGEEIGMTDGTIRWDQTVDPFGRNGGMARYEVNSRDPCRTPFHWNNLQNAGFSKSQHTWLPVNSNHWYLNLAFQKGHVRSHYQTYKTLLRLRSSPTIAQGNLTMHTPTDWILILTRQLVDHETFYIVLNVGSEQETIILSELFKDVPLYMTVRSSSINAWQAENDYIDTKSPLAMRPKSSLVLSSGVYNGSGVGVRSPHWFLIFFFCFCLHYAVCTIM
- the LOC113550436 gene encoding maltase 2-like isoform X2, which gives rise to MAGHFNETGIGAIWLSPIFKSPLVDFGYDISDFVKIDSTFGTMEDFSSLQKKLKSLGVRILLDFVPNHSSDEHEWFQKSVKKIDPYTEYYVWLDGKLDENGNRVPPNNWRNFFGGSAWAWSPERGQYYLHQFMVKQPDLNYNSSALLEEMKNVLRFWLDIGVDGFRVDAVRYIIEDNAFEDEPLIDPNIKDDNYTYALLNHTSTRDQPGSYKMIEEFRAVLDEYFNRDGNTRLLLTEAYAPINYTMMYYSQQTHRAHMPFNFNFILYLNKTSSAVDIKNTINLWLDNMPPGEWANWVLGNHDRKRVATRLGQDMVDPMNTLTTMLPGTTITYNGEEIGMTDGTIRWDQTVDPFGRNGGMARYEVNSRDPCRTPFHWNNLQNAGFSKSQHTWLPVNSNHWYLNLAFQKGHVRSHYQTYKTLLRLRSSPTIAQGNLTMHTPTDWILILTRQLVDHETFYIVLNVGSEQETIILSELFKDVPLYMTVRSSSINAWQAENDYIDTKSPLAMRPKSSLVLSSGVYNGSGVGVRSPHWFLIFFFCFCLHYAVCTIM